The segment CGTTCGCGCAGGACCCGTTCGCGCAGCAGCCGGGCCGGCCGGGCCAGGCCCAGCAGCAGCCGATGGCGGCGCCCGGCCCGCAGGACCCGTTCGCCCAGGACCCGTTCGCCCAGCAGCAGGGCCAGCAGCCGGGCCAGCAGGGCCGGCAGCCGCAGGGCCGGCAGCCGCAGCAGCAGTCCGGCCTGCGGGCGAACCGGGCGGCGGCGGCCGCCGCCGCCGACGACCCGTTCGCCGCCCCGCGCCCCGGCCAGGGCCAGGCCGACCCGTACGCCGCCGGTCCCGGTCCGCGCGGCGCGGAGCGCCCCGGGGCGACGGGGGCCGCCGGGGAGCCGGAGGACACCCAGATCGGCGGTTTCGACCCGGTCACCGGCGAGGAGCCCGCCCCGGGCGCCGCCATATCGGACCCGCCGACCACCCAGCTGTTCCTGAAGTCCCCGAACGGCGGCGACCCGTTCGCCGAGGAGCCCGGGTCCCGGTCCCCGGCGCAGGCCCAGTCCCGCCCGTCCGGTGACGGCGGCGGCCGGTTCGCCGACCTGCCCGCGGCGCAGCCGTTCCCGGGCGGTTCGCGGGCCGCGACGCCCAAGCGCGAGCCGTCGCCCGAGGCGGCGGCCGCGGCGGCCGCGGCCCGGGAGGCCGCCGAGGAGGAGGAGCCCGCGGCCCGGAAGAAGGGCGGCCGGGGCAGGAAGCTGGTCGTGACCGGTCTCGGCGGCGTGCTGTTCCTCGGCGCGGCCGTGTACGGCGCGGGCCTGATGATGAACCAGTCGGACATCCCCAAGGGCACCACGGTGCTGGGCACCGACATCGGCGGCGACTCCCGCGACCAGGCGGTGACCGCGCTGGACGGCTCGGTCGGCAAGGCCGGGCAGCAGCCGATCCGGGTGAAGATCGGCGACCAGTCGGCCACCCTGGACCCGGCCAGCGCCGGGCTGAGCTTCGACACCACGGCGACGGTGGACGCGCTGACCAAGCACAGCTACAACCCGGTCGAGGTGCTGGGTTCGCTGACCGGCAACGCCAAGGCCGTCGAGCCGCAGGTCCGGGTCGACCGGGCGAAGCTGAAGGCCGCGCTGGACGACCTGGGCGCCAAGTCCGGGCAGAGCCTCCAGGAGGGCTACGTCCGGTTCACCAAGAGCGGCGGCACCGAGGTGGTCCCGGGCGCGGGCGGCAAGGCGCTGGACTCGGCGGCCGCCGCCGACCTGGTCGAGCAGGCGTACCGCGGCCGGGCGGCCGGCCAGGCGGACACCGAGGTGGCGCTGCCGGTGGCCGACGCGCAGCCGAAGGTCGGCCAGGACGTGCTCCAGGCCGCGGCCGACGGCCTGGGCAAGCAGGTGCTGAACGGCAACGTCACGGTCACCGCGGGCACCAAGCAGTTCGCCTTCGGCCGCAACACCGCCGCCGATGCGCTGGTGCTGGCCCCGGACGCGTCCGGCACCGTGGTCCTCAAGTGGGACCTGGACAAGCTGGCCGCCGCCGTCGGCACCACCTTCGACAAGGTGAAGACGACCCACAACGGCCAGCAGGTGCAGATCACCGCGCAGGACGTCGCGGACGCCATCGGCCAGGGCGTCCCGAAGACCGGCAAGGACCGCACGGTCAAGATCCCGGCCTGACGCTCCGTCACCGCACCGGCGCGGCCGGGGTGCCCCGCGGGGCGCCCCGGCCGCTCTGGCGAATCCTCGCCACTGGCGTCACGGAACGGGACGAAACGGACGCCGCAACCGGGCGGCCACGTCGCGTTACCAATACTTGATCCGCCGCAGGTCGACAAGTCAGTTCACCGGTACGCAAGATGTGCCGCGTGCCGAGACCCCGCTTCCTCCCGCTCGCCCTGACCGCCACGGTGGCGGCGCTGTCCGTCGCGCTCTGCTCGTGCAGTTCCACCGCGGGCTCCGCCGCCGGCGCTCCCCCGGCCGCCGCGGCCGGTGCGGGCGGCGACGCGCCGCGGATGACCCAGCAGGAGATGAACGCCCGGCCGCGCGCCGAGCTGCGTCAGGGCGGCACCCTGACCTGGGCGATCGACCAGTACTCGACCCAGTGGAACCCGGTCCAGGCGGACGGCTCCGAGGCGTCCACCAACGACGTGGTCAAGGCGCTGCTGCCGACCTTCTGGCGCTCCGACGCCGGTGGCGTGCAGACCCCGAACCCGGCGTACCTCACCGACGTGAGGAGCGAGCTGCAGCAGGGCAAGCAGGTCGTGGTGTGGACGCTGAACCCGAAGGCGCACTGGTCCGACGGCACCCCGATCACCTGGCGCGACCTACGCGCGAACTGGCAGGCGCTGGGCGGCCAGGACCCGGCGTACAAGACCGCCACCACCAACGGCTTCGACCAGGTGGAGAGCGTGGTCCGCGGCCAGGACGACTACCAGGCCGTGATGACCTTCAAGGAGCCGTACTCGGAGTGGCAGGCGATGTTCAACAACGCCGGCAACGCCCCGCTGCTGCCCGAGCGGTACGTCTCCACCCCCGAGCTGTTCAACACCTCCTTCAAGAACCGCATCCCGGTCACCGCGGGCCCCTTCAAGGTGGGCTCGATGGACCCGAAGACCCGCACCGTCACCGCGGTCGCCGACCCGGGCTGGTGGGGTGACAAGCCGCTGCTGGACAAGATCGTCTTCAGGGCGTACGACACCGGCGCGATGCCGGAGGCGTTCGCCAAGGGCGAGGTCGACTTCTACAACAACGGCCCCAACACCGAGGGCTACGAGCTGATCCGGTCCACCGCGGGCGGCGAGGTCCGCCGGGCGGGCGGCCCCAACCTGCGCCAGCTGGTGCTGAACGGCAGGAGCCCGCTGCTGGAGGACGCCCGGGTGCGCCAGGCGCTGATCCAGGCGATCGACCGGGCCGAGATCACCCGCACCGACCTGGCGGGCCTGGACTGGCCGTACGTGCCGATGAACAACCACTTCCTGGTGCCCTCCCAGCACGGCTACCAGGACAACTCGAACGGCCTGAGCCGCTTCGACCCGGACGCCGCCCGGGCCACCCTCGACTCGCTGGGCTGGAAGGCCGGCCCGAACGGCGTGCGCGGCAAGGACGGCAAGGAGCTGGTGCTGCGCTACGTGGCGCCGGCCGCGAACAACCTGGCCGCCAACGAGAGCGAGGAGGTCACCCGGATGCTGGCCGCGGTCGGGGTGACCGTGCAGGTGCAGACCGTGCCGGCCGGCGAGTACTTCGACGGCTACGTCTACAAGCACGACTTCGACCTGACCTCCTTCTCCCTGCTGGGCACGCCCTTCCCGGTCTCCAACTCGATCAGCACCTTCCAGCAGGACTCCGGCTCCAACTGGGCCCAGGTCGGCAGCAAGGCGCTGGACAAGGCGATGGCGGACGCCGCGAAGGCCGACACGGTGGACGACGAGACGGCGGCGCTCAACCGCGCCGACACCGAGGCCTGGCAGGTCGCCGGACTGGTCCCGCTGTACCAGCGGCCGGCCATCTACGGGGTGCGCAAGGAGCTGGCCAACATCGGCGCCACCGGGCTCGGCGATGTGGTCTACGAGAACATCGGGCTGACGAAGTAACAACCGCGGCAGTAACGGCCGCGGCGAAGTCTCGCCAATGGCGAGAAAATGCCAGTCGGGCGACTCCCCCCGGGCCGCCCGAATTGGGTGACCCCTACCCATGAATTCGCCCCGCCATGCCCGAAAACAGCGATGTCCGATAATCGGACACTCAATTGCGACTGCCATTTGCCCTGAAGGCCGCCAAAACGGACACTTGATCTACGCGCGTCAAGTGATCACGGGTTCGAACTCGACGTCCAGATAACGGAGCTGACCGTGCATCGTTACGGACATGTGAACGCCACATGCTCAGGTTTGTCCGGTTTTGACCGTCTCGCTGAGTCGATGTCAAGAGTCCGAGAACTACGAAGTGGTTGACATTCCAGCACGAAGGAGGAAATGGGCCCTCGACAACTGGGGAACTCTTGACGTTCGATAAACGACTTGCAAGAGTCCATTCATCCAAGTTCTTACTCCTTGCTTCTGCACGGACCACGGTCGGGAGCTTTAGCACCATGACGACGCCTACTGGGGCCACGACGGACGGGAACACCTCCCGTCCCGGGTCGACGTCGGACCACGCGGACAACGCCACGGCCGACACGCCCGCCGATCCGGGCTTCCGCGGCCTCTCGCCCGGGAAGCTGATGTGGCGCCGCTTCCTCCGTGACCGCACCGGGGTGGTGAGCGCCTGCATCGTGCTGTTCTTCATCGCGGTGGCGATCCTCGCCCCGGTCATCTCCATGCTGTACGGCAAGAACCCGGAGACGCACTACGGCCAGGACGACGTGTCCCTGCTGACCGACTCGGGCCTGCCCACCGGCCCCAACGGCGGCATGAGCGGCGACTTCTGGTTCGGCCTCGAGCCGGGCCTCGGCCGCGACGTCCTCACCCTGCTGATCTACGGCATCCGCACCTCGCTGATCATCGCGGTCGCCACCTCGCTGCTGACCACCGTGATCGGTGTCGCGCTCGGCATCGCGGCCGGCTACCTGGGCGGGAAGGTCGACTACTTCATCGGCCGGGTGATCGACGTCCTGATGTCGTTCCCGTCGCAGATCTTCCTGATCGCCTGCATGCCGGTGGTCACCAGCCTGCTGGTGAGCCCGAACGAGAAGAACCCGGGCTGGCTGCCCTTCGTGGCGGTCACCACCGTGCTGTCGCTGCTCGGCTGGATGGGCCTGGCCCGCATCCTGCGCGGTGTGTCGCTGTCGCTCCGCGAGCGGGAGTTCATCGAGGCCGCCAAGGTCACCGGCGCCTCCCCGATGCGGATCATCTTCAAGGAGATCCTGCCCAACCTGTGGACCCCGATCCTGGTGCAGTCCACCCTCGCGCTGCCGGCGTTCGTCACCGCCGAGGCCGGCCTCTCCTACCTCGGTGTGGGCGTCTCCGAGCCGACCCCGGACTGGGGCCGCATGATCGCCGACGCCGCCAACTACCTCCGGACCGACGTCACCTTCCTGCTCTTCCCGGGCCTCGCCATGGTGGTGTTCGTTCTGGCCTTCAACCTGCTCGGCGACTCCGTCCGGGACGCGTTCGACCCGAAGACCAACCGCTGACAGGTCCTCAAGACTCCGGGGGGACGGGTAAGCCAGGCCCCGGGCACACCCACGAAGATTTCCGCACAACTATCCCAGGCAGGATGAAGATGAGCTCTCGCAAGACGCGGCTCGCGGCCGCCATTCTCGTGGCCGGGGCCCTGACCGTCACCACGGCGTGCTCCAGCGGCCACAGCAACAGCGACGGCACCAAGGCCGGCGCCTCCAAGGCCCCGGTCAAGACCACCACGATCTCGGTCGGCACCGCCGACGACTCGAAGGGTCCGGCCGTCGCCGAGCCGGGTGCGAAGAAGGGCGGCACGGTCAACATGATCGACCGCGACGACTTCTCGCACCTCGACCCGGCCCAGATCTACATGAACTACAACAGCGAGGTCTCGCTGCTGTTCACCCGCCAGCTGACGGGCTACAAGACCGCCCCGGACGGCTCGCAGAAGCTGGTCGGCGACCTCGCCACCGACACCGGCACCACCACCGACGGCGGCAAGACCTGGAAGTTCACGCTGAAGGACGGCGTGAAGTGGCAGGACGGCACCCCGATCACCTCGGCGGACGTCAAGTACTCGATCGAGCGCACCTACGCCTCGTTCATCAAGTCCGGCCCCACCTACATCCAGACCTGGCTGTCGGGCGCCGACTACCGCACCGCCTACGAGGGCCCCTACGGCGGCAAGAGCCTGGACTCGGTGCAGACCCCGGACGACAAGACCGTGGTGATCACCTTCCCCGAGGCCCACACCGACGCCAACTTCACCCTGGCGATGACCGGTTACGGCATCGTGCCGAAGGCCAACGACACCAAGGAGGAGTACGACAAGAAGCCGTTCTCCTCGGGCCCGTACCAGATCGTCGAGCACGTCACCGACCGCTCGCTCGACCTCGAGCGTAACCCCAACTGGGACCCGGCCAGCGACCCGATCCGGAACGCCTACCCGGACAAGTGGCACATGACCTTCGGTGTCCAGGCGCAGCAGTCCACCGAGCGCTTCATGGCGGACAACGGCGACGACAAGACCGCCTTCTCGTTCCACAACCAGGTCCACACGACCTACATCGACCAGGTCAAGGCCGACGAGAAGCTCAAGCCCCGCACCCTCGAGGGCCTGACCCCGTACGTCGACTACTACTACATCAACAACACCCGGGTGAAGGACCAGAAGGTCCGCGAGGCGCTCATCAAGGCGTTCCCGCACCAGCAGACCCGCCAGCTGCAGGGCGGCACCTCCTACGGTGACTACGCCACCGCGTACATGAGCCCGACCGTCCTGGGCTACGAGTCCTACGACCCGTACGGCATCCTCAAGAAGCCGCAGGGCGACCCGGACGCCGCCAAGCAGCTGCTGACCGAGGCGAACGCGGTGGGCACCCCCATCGTCTACGCGTACAACAACACCCCGGTGCAGCAGAAGGTCACCGAGGCGATCCGCGACGCGCTGGAGAAGGCCGGCTTCAAGTTCGTCCCGAAGCCGCTGGACTCGAAGACCTACTACGACGCCATCGGCCTGACCAACAACGAGTACGACCTGTACTGGGGCGGCTGGGGCGCCGACTGGCCGACCGGTTACACCTCGCTGCAGCCGGTCTGGGACGGCCGCGCCATCGCCGACGGTGCCTCCAACTACGCCCACCTGAACGACCCGGAGATCAACTCGGCGATCGACGCCGCGGTGAAGGTCGCCGACCCGGTGGAGCAGGGCAAGGCCTGGGCCGCGATCGACAAGAAGCTGCAGGACAAGGCGGTCTCGATCCCGGACGTCTACCAGCGTTCGCTGAGCCTCTACGGCTCGGGCCTGGGCGGCGTCAAGTTCGACACCCTGGCCGGCCTGCAGTCCCCGCTCAACATCTACGTCAAGTAGTAGTCGTCACCGAGCAGTAGCTCACGGCGGGGCACCGGCACGATCTGCCGGTGTCCCGCCCCGATCAGGAGAGCCCCGTCCGATGCTCCGATTCCTCGTCCGCCGAACCCTCGGCGCTCTCGTCATCCTGCTGATCGTCTCGATGGTCACGTATGCGCTGTTCTTCGCGATCCCGGCGGACCCGGCGCGGCTCTACTGCGGCAAGACCTGCACGCCCGAGAACCTCGCCCTGATCAGGCACGACATGGGCTTCGACCACTCGTGGCCGGTCCAGTACTGGAACTGGCTGAGCACCATCTTCACCGGCGGCACCTTCAACGGCGTGCACTGCGGCGCCCCGTGCTTCGGTTACTCCTTCGACAAGAAGGAGCTGGTCGGCGGCATCCTCGCGGACCGCTTCCCGACCACCCTGTCGCTGACCGTCGGCTCCGCCGTGATCTTCCTGGTCTTCGGCATCGGCACCGGCATGCTGGCCGCGCACAAGCAGGGCAAGGCCGCCGACAAGATCGCCAGCTCCTTCTCGCTGCTGGCCTCCTCGATGCAGATCTACGTGGCCGGCCCGCTCGCGCTCTGGGTGCTCTGCTACAGCACGGACCTGCTGGACCTGCCGACCTACGTCCCGTTCACCGAGGACCCGATCGGCTGGGCCGGCGGCCTGCTGGTGCCGTGGATCGTGCTGTCGCTGATCTGGACCGCCAACTACACCCGCATGACCCGCTCCTCGATGGTCGAGCAGCTGTCCGAGGACTACGTGCGGACCGCCCGGGCCAAGGGCATGTCCGGCACCTCGGTCTTCATGCGCTACGCCTGGCGCGGCGCGATGGGCACCATCGTCACCGTCTTCGGCATCGACCTGGGCGTGCTGCTCGGCGGCGCCATCATCACCGAGACGACCTTCAGCCTGCACGGCCTGGGCCAGCTGGCGATCCAGTCCTTCAACGACTCCGACCTGTCGCTGCTGGTCGGCGTCACCGTGGTGGCCGCCACCCTGATCGTCTTCTTCAACATCATCGTCGACGCCGCCTACGCCCTGATCGACCCGCGCATCCGCCTGGCCTGACGGCCACACCCCGGCCGACCAGCAGCAGTCCCGACCTCACGTACCGCACCGAGGAGCCCAGTCCATGACCACCCTGGCCAAGCCCGAGGAGGCATCCGCCGGCAGCGGCGGCACGCCGTTCCTCTCAGTCCGCGACCTCTCGGTCCGCTTCAGCACCGAGGACGGCGTGGTCCGGGCCGTGGACAACCTCTCCTTCGACGTCGCCCCGGGCTCCACGCTCGGCATCGTCGGCGAGTCCGGCTCCGGCAAGTCGGTGACCAACCTGGCCGTGCTGGGCCTGCACAACCCGGACCGGACCGAGATCACCGGCTCGATCAAGCTGGACGGCCAGGAGCTGATCGGCGCCTCGAACCGCGAGCTGGAGAAGCTCCGCGGCAAGAAGATGTCGATGATCTTCCAGGACCCGCTGACCGCGCTGTCGCCGTTCCACACCATCGGCAAGCAGATCGGCGAGACCTTCCGCAAGCACACCGGCGCCTCCAAGAAGGAGTCCCGGGACCGGGCGATCGAGATGCTGACCAAGGTCGGCATCCCGCAGCCCACCCTGCGGGTCGACGACTACCCGCACCAGTTCTCCGGCGGCATGCGCCAGCGCGCGATGATCGCCATGTCGCTGGTCTGCGACCCGAAACTGGTCATCGCGGACGAGCCGACCACCGCGCTGGACGTCACCGTGCAGGCCCAGATCCTGGACCTGCTCAAGGACCTCCAGCAGGAGATGGGCACCGCGATCATCCTGATCACCCACGACCTGGGCGTGGTCGCCCGGACCGCCCAGGACATCATGGTGATGTACGCGGGCCGGGCCGTGGAGCGCGGCACCGTCCGCGAGGTGCTGAAGGCCCCTCAGCACCCGTACACCTGGGGCCTGCTGGCCTCGATGCCGAGCCTGACCGGCGACGTGGACGTGCCGCTGCGGCCGGTCCGCGGCACCCCGCCGAGCCTGATCAACCTGCCGTCCGGCTGCCCGTTCAACCCGCGCTGCGACTACCGCGAGCAGGTCATCGGCGGCGGCTGCACCTCGGAGCGCCCGGCGCTCTCCCCGGCCACCGGGCACGCCGCCGCCTGCCACCTGAACGCGGCGCAGCGGCAGGACATCTTCATCGACCAGATCAAGCCCCGGCTCGGCTGAGAGGGACACCATGAGCAACGAACTGACCCTCAAGCCGGCCTCCCCGGCCGCCGTCGCCCCCGGCGACCCGCTGCTGTCGCTCAAGGGCCTGCAGAAGCACTTCCCGGTGATGGACGGCTTCCTGTTCAAGCGCCAGGTCGGCGCGGTGCACGCGGTGGACGGCCTGGACCTGGACGTCTTCCCCGGCGAGTCGGTGGGCCTGGTCGGCGAGTCCGGCTGCGGCAAGTCGACCACCGGCCGCCTGGTGACCCGGCTGCTGGAGCCGACCGGCGGCGAGATCCGCTACGCCGGCCAGGACATCACGCACGCCGGCCGCAAGGCGCTGGCGCCGATCCGGTCCGAGATCCAGATGATCTTCCAGGACCCGTACTCCTCGCTGAACCCGCGGCACACCGTCGGCTCGATCATCGGCGCGCCGATGGAGATCAACGGCATCAACCCGAAGGGCGGCGTGCAGCGCCGGGTGCAGGAGCTGCTGGAGACGGTCGGCCTCAACCCGGAGCACTACAACCGCTTCCCGCACGAGTTCTCCGGCGGCCAGCGCCAGCGCATCGGCGTGGCCCGCGCGCTGTCGCTGAGCCCGAAGCTGATCGTCGCGGACGAGCCGGTCTCGGCGCTGGACGTGTCGATCCAGGCGCAGGTGGTCAACCTGCTCCAGGAGCTGCAGCGCGAGCTGGGCATCGCGTTCCTGTTCATCGCCCACGACCTGTCGGTGGTGCGGCACTTCTCGCAGCGCGTCGCGGTGATGTACCTCGGCAAGATCGTCGAGATCGCCGACCGCAAGTCGCTGTACGAGTCCCCCCGGCACCCGTACACCCACGCGCTGCTGTCCGCCGTCCCGGAGGCCGACCCGGACGACGACCGCGAGCGCATCCGCCTGACCGGCGACGTGCCCTCCCCGGTCAACCCGCCGTCGGGCTGCCGGTTCCGGACCCGCTGCTGGAAGGCGCAGGAGAAGTGCTCGGTGGAGGAGCCGCCGCTGATCCAGCTCTCCGGCAACGCCGGCGGCCACCTGACGGCCTGCCACTTCCCCGAGGAGGCCGCGCCCGCCGTCCCCGCGCAGCGCGCCGAGGTCTGAGCCCCCGGCCGCGTACCGCGAAGGGCCCCACCGCTTCACCGCGGTGGGGCCCTTCGCCGTTGCCCGTCCGGCGCCTCAGACCAGGTTCTCCCGCTCGCCGGCGAAGTGGCAGGCCGAGTCGTGCCGGGCCCGCCCCTCCAGCCAGTCCCGCACGGTCAGCGCCGGGTCCTCCTTCGCGCACTTCTCCTGCGCCTTCCAGCACCTGGTCCGGAACCGGCACCCGGAGGGCGGGTTGGCCGGGGAGGGCACGTCGCCGGTCAGCACGATCCGGTCCCGGTGCTCCCGCGCACTCGGGTCGGGCACCGGCACCGCGGAGAGCAGCGCCTGGGTGTACGGGTGGGTGGCGTGGTCGTAGATCTCCAGGTCGGTGCCGATCTCGACCATCCGCCCGAGGTACATCACGCCGACCCGGTCCGAGATGTGCCGGACGATGGAGAGGTCGTGCGCGATGAACATGTACGACAGGTTGAACTCGCTCTGCAACTGCTCCAGCAGGTTGATCACCTGCGCCTGCACCGACACGTCGAGCGCGGAGACCGGCTCGTCGCAGATGATGACCTCCGGCTTGAGCGCGAGGCCGCGGGCGATGCCGATGCGCTGGCGCTGGCCGCCGGAGAACTGGTGCGGGTACCGGTTGATGTACTCGGGGTTCAGCCCGACCACGTCCAACAGGTCCTGCACCGCCTTGCGGCGGTCGCCCTTGGGCGCCACCTCGGGGTGGATCTCGTACGGCTCGCCGATGATGTCGCCCACCGTCATGCGGGGGTTCAGCGAGGTGTACGGGTCCTGGAAGACCATCTGGATGTTGCGCCGCACCGCCTTGAGCGCGGAGCCGCTCAGGTGCGAGATCTCCTCGCCCTTGTACTTCACCGACCCGGCGGTGGCGGGCTCCAGGTTCATCAGCACCTTGGCGAGCGTCGACTTGCCGCAGCCGGACTCGCCGACGATGCCGAGCGTCTCGCCCTGCATCAGGT is part of the Kitasatospora cineracea genome and harbors:
- a CDS encoding peptidoglycan binding domain-containing protein — protein: MSSRESDNAQPQPRRGGPDAYPSGTPPYGTGVPGGLGADPAAGRTAPGPRADEADAPKTTETTLTTRVRINIPGSRPIPPVVVQSKVKDEQPAEPSGPRHRGGAGDPVLGVMDSGGRTGTPPTLPPEWQEPAAPKAAAKASESDSTGEWFKPRQKGRPEPAPAAAPAGPAQPAAGAPQAAQQPAPRPSGAPASPFAPADPAVSSRTGGHPLPQQGDPFQAAAAQDPFAQDPFAQDPFAQQPGRPGQAQQQPMAAPGPQDPFAQDPFAQQQGQQPGQQGRQPQGRQPQQQSGLRANRAAAAAAADDPFAAPRPGQGQADPYAAGPGPRGAERPGATGAAGEPEDTQIGGFDPVTGEEPAPGAAISDPPTTQLFLKSPNGGDPFAEEPGSRSPAQAQSRPSGDGGGRFADLPAAQPFPGGSRAATPKREPSPEAAAAAAAAREAAEEEEPAARKKGGRGRKLVVTGLGGVLFLGAAVYGAGLMMNQSDIPKGTTVLGTDIGGDSRDQAVTALDGSVGKAGQQPIRVKIGDQSATLDPASAGLSFDTTATVDALTKHSYNPVEVLGSLTGNAKAVEPQVRVDRAKLKAALDDLGAKSGQSLQEGYVRFTKSGGTEVVPGAGGKALDSAAAADLVEQAYRGRAAGQADTEVALPVADAQPKVGQDVLQAAADGLGKQVLNGNVTVTAGTKQFAFGRNTAADALVLAPDASGTVVLKWDLDKLAAAVGTTFDKVKTTHNGQQVQITAQDVADAIGQGVPKTGKDRTVKIPA
- a CDS encoding ABC transporter family substrate-binding protein, which produces MPRPRFLPLALTATVAALSVALCSCSSTAGSAAGAPPAAAAGAGGDAPRMTQQEMNARPRAELRQGGTLTWAIDQYSTQWNPVQADGSEASTNDVVKALLPTFWRSDAGGVQTPNPAYLTDVRSELQQGKQVVVWTLNPKAHWSDGTPITWRDLRANWQALGGQDPAYKTATTNGFDQVESVVRGQDDYQAVMTFKEPYSEWQAMFNNAGNAPLLPERYVSTPELFNTSFKNRIPVTAGPFKVGSMDPKTRTVTAVADPGWWGDKPLLDKIVFRAYDTGAMPEAFAKGEVDFYNNGPNTEGYELIRSTAGGEVRRAGGPNLRQLVLNGRSPLLEDARVRQALIQAIDRAEITRTDLAGLDWPYVPMNNHFLVPSQHGYQDNSNGLSRFDPDAARATLDSLGWKAGPNGVRGKDGKELVLRYVAPAANNLAANESEEVTRMLAAVGVTVQVQTVPAGEYFDGYVYKHDFDLTSFSLLGTPFPVSNSISTFQQDSGSNWAQVGSKALDKAMADAAKADTVDDETAALNRADTEAWQVAGLVPLYQRPAIYGVRKELANIGATGLGDVVYENIGLTK
- a CDS encoding ABC transporter permease; translated protein: MTTPTGATTDGNTSRPGSTSDHADNATADTPADPGFRGLSPGKLMWRRFLRDRTGVVSACIVLFFIAVAILAPVISMLYGKNPETHYGQDDVSLLTDSGLPTGPNGGMSGDFWFGLEPGLGRDVLTLLIYGIRTSLIIAVATSLLTTVIGVALGIAAGYLGGKVDYFIGRVIDVLMSFPSQIFLIACMPVVTSLLVSPNEKNPGWLPFVAVTTVLSLLGWMGLARILRGVSLSLREREFIEAAKVTGASPMRIIFKEILPNLWTPILVQSTLALPAFVTAEAGLSYLGVGVSEPTPDWGRMIADAANYLRTDVTFLLFPGLAMVVFVLAFNLLGDSVRDAFDPKTNR
- a CDS encoding ABC transporter substrate-binding protein, with protein sequence MSSRKTRLAAAILVAGALTVTTACSSGHSNSDGTKAGASKAPVKTTTISVGTADDSKGPAVAEPGAKKGGTVNMIDRDDFSHLDPAQIYMNYNSEVSLLFTRQLTGYKTAPDGSQKLVGDLATDTGTTTDGGKTWKFTLKDGVKWQDGTPITSADVKYSIERTYASFIKSGPTYIQTWLSGADYRTAYEGPYGGKSLDSVQTPDDKTVVITFPEAHTDANFTLAMTGYGIVPKANDTKEEYDKKPFSSGPYQIVEHVTDRSLDLERNPNWDPASDPIRNAYPDKWHMTFGVQAQQSTERFMADNGDDKTAFSFHNQVHTTYIDQVKADEKLKPRTLEGLTPYVDYYYINNTRVKDQKVREALIKAFPHQQTRQLQGGTSYGDYATAYMSPTVLGYESYDPYGILKKPQGDPDAAKQLLTEANAVGTPIVYAYNNTPVQQKVTEAIRDALEKAGFKFVPKPLDSKTYYDAIGLTNNEYDLYWGGWGADWPTGYTSLQPVWDGRAIADGASNYAHLNDPEINSAIDAAVKVADPVEQGKAWAAIDKKLQDKAVSIPDVYQRSLSLYGSGLGGVKFDTLAGLQSPLNIYVK
- a CDS encoding ABC transporter permease; this encodes MLRFLVRRTLGALVILLIVSMVTYALFFAIPADPARLYCGKTCTPENLALIRHDMGFDHSWPVQYWNWLSTIFTGGTFNGVHCGAPCFGYSFDKKELVGGILADRFPTTLSLTVGSAVIFLVFGIGTGMLAAHKQGKAADKIASSFSLLASSMQIYVAGPLALWVLCYSTDLLDLPTYVPFTEDPIGWAGGLLVPWIVLSLIWTANYTRMTRSSMVEQLSEDYVRTARAKGMSGTSVFMRYAWRGAMGTIVTVFGIDLGVLLGGAIITETTFSLHGLGQLAIQSFNDSDLSLLVGVTVVAATLIVFFNIIVDAAYALIDPRIRLA
- a CDS encoding ABC transporter ATP-binding protein; translation: MTTLAKPEEASAGSGGTPFLSVRDLSVRFSTEDGVVRAVDNLSFDVAPGSTLGIVGESGSGKSVTNLAVLGLHNPDRTEITGSIKLDGQELIGASNRELEKLRGKKMSMIFQDPLTALSPFHTIGKQIGETFRKHTGASKKESRDRAIEMLTKVGIPQPTLRVDDYPHQFSGGMRQRAMIAMSLVCDPKLVIADEPTTALDVTVQAQILDLLKDLQQEMGTAIILITHDLGVVARTAQDIMVMYAGRAVERGTVREVLKAPQHPYTWGLLASMPSLTGDVDVPLRPVRGTPPSLINLPSGCPFNPRCDYREQVIGGGCTSERPALSPATGHAAACHLNAAQRQDIFIDQIKPRLG
- a CDS encoding ABC transporter ATP-binding protein produces the protein MSNELTLKPASPAAVAPGDPLLSLKGLQKHFPVMDGFLFKRQVGAVHAVDGLDLDVFPGESVGLVGESGCGKSTTGRLVTRLLEPTGGEIRYAGQDITHAGRKALAPIRSEIQMIFQDPYSSLNPRHTVGSIIGAPMEINGINPKGGVQRRVQELLETVGLNPEHYNRFPHEFSGGQRQRIGVARALSLSPKLIVADEPVSALDVSIQAQVVNLLQELQRELGIAFLFIAHDLSVVRHFSQRVAVMYLGKIVEIADRKSLYESPRHPYTHALLSAVPEADPDDDRERIRLTGDVPSPVNPPSGCRFRTRCWKAQEKCSVEEPPLIQLSGNAGGHLTACHFPEEAAPAVPAQRAEV
- a CDS encoding ABC transporter ATP-binding protein codes for the protein MPRGEPILEVRDLLKHFPLTKGILFKKQVGAVKAVDGVSFDLMQGETLGIVGESGCGKSTLAKVLMNLEPATAGSVKYKGEEISHLSGSALKAVRRNIQMVFQDPYTSLNPRMTVGDIIGEPYEIHPEVAPKGDRRKAVQDLLDVVGLNPEYINRYPHQFSGGQRQRIGIARGLALKPEVIICDEPVSALDVSVQAQVINLLEQLQSEFNLSYMFIAHDLSIVRHISDRVGVMYLGRMVEIGTDLEIYDHATHPYTQALLSAVPVPDPSAREHRDRIVLTGDVPSPANPPSGCRFRTRCWKAQEKCAKEDPALTVRDWLEGRARHDSACHFAGERENLV